In one Carassius carassius chromosome 14, fCarCar2.1, whole genome shotgun sequence genomic region, the following are encoded:
- the commd8 gene encoding COMM domain-containing protein 8 isoform X1 — protein MIKFLEKLPSEECPKQVNEQHSLPPSLLPTTEVLLRLLHATAKVCPLLQLIHRVVDGVCGRSDPRRTDYGERWSLKEWVELMNTLSSFIRFAVGRGCSDQEIQELLSDLDKAHAEAVLQCVRSRSDEIRHALVDRTNGISSTQLQDFNWQLKLALSSDKLSALNTPLLNLSLDLKENGIPRTVNIEMNKEELQSLISALEAANKVVLQLKS, from the exons ATGATAAAATTTCTCGAAAAACTACCATCTGAAGAATGTCCTAAA CaggtgaatgaacagcactctcttccaccatCATTATTACCCACAACCGAGGTGCTCTTGAGGCTCCTGCATGCCACAGCAAAAGtttgcccactgctccag CTCATACACAGGGTGGTGGATGGGGTGTGCGGCCGAAGTGATCCAAGGCGAACAGATTACGGTGAACGGTGGAGTCTGAAAGAATGGGTGGAGTTAATGAACACTCTCTCCTCTTTTATCCGCTTTGCTGTAGGAAGGGGCTGTTCAGATCAAGAG ATCCAGGAGCTGCTGAGTGATTTGGACAAGGCACATGCTGAGGCTGTTCTCCAGTGTGTGCGCTCCAGGTCTGATGAGATCAGACATGCTTTGGTGGACAGAACCAATGGCATCTCAAGCACACAGCTTCAAGACTTCAACTGGCAGTTAAAG CTGGCATTATCCAGCGACAAGCTGTCAGCTTTAAACACGCCTTTGTTAAATCTCAGTCTGGACCTGAAGGAGAATGGAATTCCGAGAACAGTGAATATAGAAATGAACAAAGAGGAGCTGCAGTCTCTCATCAGTGCACTAGAGGCTGCTAATAAG GTTGTGTTGCAGTTGAAATCATGA
- the commd8 gene encoding COMM domain-containing protein 8 isoform X2, whose product MIKFLEKLPSEECPKLIHRVVDGVCGRSDPRRTDYGERWSLKEWVELMNTLSSFIRFAVGRGCSDQEIQELLSDLDKAHAEAVLQCVRSRSDEIRHALVDRTNGISSTQLQDFNWQLKLALSSDKLSALNTPLLNLSLDLKENGIPRTVNIEMNKEELQSLISALEAANKVVLQLKS is encoded by the exons ATGATAAAATTTCTCGAAAAACTACCATCTGAAGAATGTCCTAAA CTCATACACAGGGTGGTGGATGGGGTGTGCGGCCGAAGTGATCCAAGGCGAACAGATTACGGTGAACGGTGGAGTCTGAAAGAATGGGTGGAGTTAATGAACACTCTCTCCTCTTTTATCCGCTTTGCTGTAGGAAGGGGCTGTTCAGATCAAGAG ATCCAGGAGCTGCTGAGTGATTTGGACAAGGCACATGCTGAGGCTGTTCTCCAGTGTGTGCGCTCCAGGTCTGATGAGATCAGACATGCTTTGGTGGACAGAACCAATGGCATCTCAAGCACACAGCTTCAAGACTTCAACTGGCAGTTAAAG CTGGCATTATCCAGCGACAAGCTGTCAGCTTTAAACACGCCTTTGTTAAATCTCAGTCTGGACCTGAAGGAGAATGGAATTCCGAGAACAGTGAATATAGAAATGAACAAAGAGGAGCTGCAGTCTCTCATCAGTGCACTAGAGGCTGCTAATAAG GTTGTGTTGCAGTTGAAATCATGA
- the gabrb1 gene encoding gamma-aminobutyric acid receptor subunit beta-1 isoform X2, with protein MYFQQSWRDKCLSYTGIPLNLTLDNRVADQLWVPDTYFINDKKSFVHGVTVKNRMIRLHPDGTVLYGLRITTTAACIMDLRRYPLDEQNCTLEIESYGYTTDDIEFYWQGGSSVTGVDNIELPQFSIIDYKTLSKKAVFATGSYPRLSLSFKLKRNIGYFILQTYMPSTLITILSWVSFWINYDASAARVALGITTVLTMTTINTHLRETLPKIPYVKAIDIYLMGCFVFVFLALLEYAFVNYIFFGRGPNLQKKVSEKTAKSNNEKSRLESNKVQVDVHGNIPLTNLDLRLSGADMLGALGDPRNTMFSYDSASIQYRKPLTGRDLYGRPTASVERPMAQKKSHLKRRAAQLKVKIPNLTDVNAIDKWSRVIFPITYTFFNLVYWLYYVH; from the exons ATGTATTTCCAGCAGTCCTGGCGTGATAAGTGCCTGTCCTACACAGGGATTCCTCTCAATCTAACTTTGGATAACCGAGTGGCTGATCAACTCTGGGTGCCTGATACTTACTTTATAAATGACAAGAAATCTTTTGTCCATGGGGTCACAGTGAAGAACCGCATGATTCGCCTTCATCCTGATGGGACTGTGCTCTACGGCCTCAG GATAACTACCACAGCTGCTTGTATTATGGATTTGCGCAGATACCCGCTGGATGAGCAGAACTGCACGCTGGAGATTGAAAGTT ATGGCTACACCACAGATGACATTGAATTCTACTGGCAGGGAGGAAGTTCAGTGACGGGGGTGGACAACATTGAGCTGCCACAATTCTCTATTATTGATTATAAAACACTGTCTAAGAAAGCGGTGTTTGCCACAG GGTCATATCCTCGTCTGTCTCTCAGTTTTAAACTGAAGAGAAACATAGGATATTTCATCCTGCAGACCTACATGCCCTCAACATTGATCACCATCCTGTCCTGGGTCTCTTTCTGGATCAACTATGATGCTTCCGCTGCAAGAGTTGCactag GAATCACCACCGTTCTGACTATGACCACAATCAACACTCATCTAAGGGAGACTTTGCCCAAGATCCCTTATGTGAAGGCCATAGACATCTATCTGATGGGCTGCTTTGTCTTTGTGTTCCTGGCCTTGCTCGAGTATGCCTTTGTCAACTACATATTCTTTGGCCGTGGTCCAAACTTGCAGAAGAAAGTGTCAGAAAAAACTGCAAAAAGCAACAATGAGAAGAGTCGCTTGGAGAGTAACAAAGTTCAG GTTGATGTCCATGGAAACATTCCTCTAACAAACCTTGACCTGCGCCTTAGCGGGGCAGATATGTTAGGTGCTCTTGGGGACCCGAGGAACACCATGTTCTCATATGATAGTGCCAGCATCCAATACCGTAAGCCCCTTACAGGTCGGGACCTCTATGGCCGGCCCACTGCCTCTGTCGAGAGGCCGATGGCACAAAAAAAGAGTCATCTGAAGAGGCGAGCCGCTCAGCTAAAGGTGAAGATTCCCAACCTGACAGACGTAAACGCCATCGACAAGTGGTCACGTGTCATCTTTCCCATCACCTACACCTTCTTTAACTTAGTATACTGGTTGTATTATGTCCACTAG